In Megalops cyprinoides isolate fMegCyp1 chromosome 12, fMegCyp1.pri, whole genome shotgun sequence, the sequence AGTTTGCCTATCACAGCGACCTGAGAAATGCTCTTGATAAGCTCTCCGGGAAGGAAATCAATGGGAGGAAAATTAAGCTGACAGAAGCAGTTAAGAAGAGGTGAGTTGCTCATTCACGTTGGATCCTTTTTCCACCACTTCCATTCACTGATATAGTCAAGATAAGCATGACCTTCACAGTGTTCTAGTGCCTGTCTTGGAAAAGATCTGACAGATTCAATGAAAATCTGAAGTTATATCAGGAAGCCGCTCCTTACCTTAGTGTTGAGGGGGTACACATATTAAAAGGCAATTAACCACTTTCACTGCAGAGAAGTCTCCCATTTCAAACCACAGTTTTTTAACATTCTAATGTCACTGagatgcccttatccaaagcaatttacatgaCTATAGGTGActgttttacccatttatacagctggctgtTTACAGTTGTGGGTTAGGCAGTTGTCGTTTaaatgccttgcccaagggtgcaacagcagtgttccgaatcgaaccagcaacctttcggttacgaaaACCTACTCTCTACCACTATGTCACACATTCTGGCTGTGTTAGTCTACAAATAGTAGACTACACCTACAGTGTAGCTAAGCATATGCAATCTGTACTTTTGCGTGCAGGTCATCAACAACAGTTTGTAAAGAATGCATTCTTTTAAAGAATGAGCTATTCTTAGATATTTGCAACTCTTGTTATCTACGTTGAACATTGGAGAAAAGGTGCAGCAGTGTATTCTTGGCCTGGTGTTAGTATTAGATACCCTGAATTAATTCACAACACTGAAAGGATTTCAGGTTAGCTTTTGTTCTTTATTGCTAAATTAAATGTCAGTCCTGTCTTCTACAGTTGAAAGGGTAAGGAACCACTTCCTGCATTTCGAGTGTCTGTAACCTGGGACACACGCAGTGTTTATGTTATTCTGTTGGAGAAATTATTAGAATTAGTGAGtccatgtgtctgtgcttgtaaCATTATGTAATAAATAGTATGTTGTTGTATTGGAAAAACCTTCAGTGATATCCCTGGTCTAGAGTACTTGTGATACTGTTGTATTCATGGGACCATTGTGTTGATGTGTAGCCTTTGGCCCCCGCAGCTGAGGGATCTTGGGTAACTTCCCGCTCCCTGCTCTGTCCCACTGCAGGTCCAGGACACGCTCTCGCTCTGgcagctcctccctctcctctcgcTCTGCTTCCAGGAGCCGCTCCAGGTCCTACAGCCGCTCCCGTTCCCGCTCTCGCTCTGCCTGCAGTTCCCCTGCCCAGGGCAGGGAGCCCAAGCCTGCTTCCACACCCAAACTGGGAACTCCTCCTACCCCTCAGGAGCATGCACGCCCTCAGTCACCCGCCCAGTCCCCGCCTCGGTCCCCCTTCAGTTCCCCTTCCCGTTCACCCTCCCACTCTCCTTCCTGTTAGAGCGGGTACTGCCAACCTCCCACTTAAATCGGTTTTTTGTCAGTAATGCTGGCATTTGGACTGCATTTCCCAGCAGCACTCTCCACCTCCACATGCTGGACGTGTCCCTACCAacccttgtttgtttgttggatTTTTGTAGTGTAGTTTTGGGAGAGTCTGCGGAAAGGCTCTTTTGACACTGTGGCTGTGAGTTTGTAGTGAATTATGCACGCATTGGTAGAAGGACAGGTGTAACATTTGGACTGTCAGAGGTGACGAGTTACTGCTATTCTGAAGCACTGTCCCCAAAACATCTCTGTCAAATTATTTGTTTCCTAAGCAGTGATATTGGGACCAGTCTTTAATACTTATTCTGTCAGAGAAGTCTTCATTTTACAAGAAGTTTCAGTGGTATCATTCTGTGGAAACAGGAGGagaacatttctttttgtaGGGTCCACAGTAATCTTTTTACATTGTTGAGCATCAGGGTACAGTTGTAATAAGCTACAGTATCACTTATTAACAATTTGCATTCAACCAGTTGGAAATGGGAACCTTCAGTCAATATCGTAAATACTTTGTGTACAACCtgacaataaaaatatgctTAGTAAAAATGTCCCTGGCTACTTTTTAACTGGTGTGGGTGTTTTTTATTCCAACAGGTGAATTTCATAGCTCTTACACTGTTAGAGCTGTTCACTGTTCACTCGAGTCTTCAAATAGTGTTCACgtcaatagaaaaaaatggcagggaagacaaaaagagaaagacaccAATATTGATAAAGGAATGACAATTTGGACTGGTTtacatgtaattaatatttgaatttcactacataaaatgtattttacagcaTAACTCCCATTACCATCCCTTTATATGTCAAATAATGATGTAACTACCCTAGTAATTTTATATTCGCGGTTGAAAAAGAAGTAAATGGGTTGAAAtggaagatgaaaaaataatctgaaaacaTGAATGGAAATTTTACAAGATTTGAGTAGGCTGAGTTACTGTGCTTTCTTCTAAAAAACAGAATCCATTTCCAAAATCAGCCAAATGAACATGACTCAGATTATCAATGATATAATATCAAAAAAATCAACTCAACTAAACAACTTCTGTGCCAGTCAAGGATTGTAAAATTCCTTGGAAAttctccaccaccaccaataTCATCATACTTTCAAATGAGGTCTCTCCTGTCACAGTGCATAGATTCAGCAtggaagatggagagaaaaaagcatGGAGTCACATAATCGGCTaacatcaaaggaaaaaaacatggccatacaagcacatactgtatatacccTACACATATGTGGTATATGCATTATGTTAGAGATtaaacactgtactgtacaaacaATCTTGACCCGCTGTGCATGATCAAGAATGAAAATACTACAGCGGATGCACAGGCAGCAGATAAACATTGAAATGACCACAAGAGTAAGATTCATGACTCGACAACAAAATCTAACAAAATAATACCTATTAGTATGTgataaaagattaaaataaagACTGGAGGTAAAGAACTTGGGGGTTGTTTAGAGACACATGTCTCTTGGCTGTAGCTGTATAGCAATTATGTTGTGTTTCTATGTATAGCCTGTATTTTGTCACTTCAATGTGCACAGAATAAATGTTTGAACATTAAGCATCCAACATGGAGCATGGAAACAGACATGGTCTTCCTCTGGAAAGGAATCCCATCAAAGTGTAATGTAGTGGCATTATGAGTCTGATAGTGCTAAGAGTTAGCGAGTGGGAAAGCCCGCAGCCTACAATTCTGACAGCGTCCTGTTGCCTTTGACCTATCACAGCTCTGCATACAGTTTCATGGCTTTAATTAAACATTGATATTTCTTTCTGTAACAAATGCCCATTACTGGGTGTTTTTGGTTGTATAGGAAGCACAAGGCgttcaacacaaacaaaagattAACAGAAATCTGCTGAAAGATCAATATAGTGTATACATTACAGTAGAGCTCAAATGTgatcattatttatatatatatatatatatatatatatatatatatatatatatatatatatatataaatataaatatctttaAGCAACAACAACGGAATGGGCGAAAAAGGATTGCTGGCGCACATGTTTGCTTTCAAAGATGCTGTGTCATAAGTCTTGAGTGCCGTCTGCAGAAATCTCATGGAGGTAGATTTGTAGTATCAGATCCACATTCATATACACTTTTTGCAGAATGCCCACCTCTGGCATTTCATGCCTCTTCAGTGCGATGACCTTACCACAGCCTCAGAGCTGCATGGAGGATGTGTTAATGGCTGGTGGATAATGGATTGTCTTGTTAGCCCCAAAGTGAGGGAGCAAGTGTTGTGGAAATAGGACTGCCTCTGTCCGTTCTTGCACCTGAAATAATCACCCCACCAGACGTGTTGTCTCAGACCAAAAAACGAACACCCCAGTACAATTTTCAGAGCAGTCCTCTGGTCTTCGCATCCGTTGGAACCCTGGGACAGGCCAAGTCCTGGCACCTTTGGGCTCTCTGTCCCGGCAAAACGACACGTGACCAACTGTGTCTACGGCACCTTCACCTCCTCTACCACACCGTCCACTGCCAGATACACTGTCTTCCCTGTGGCAGATCAAGAGGAAAAATGTAAGTCttatctctgtttttctttagaCATTATAGCAAGCACATAGCACAAACATGTGGTTATACAGCAGGTAACTTTAACAGCCCTTTTCACAGGCATTACCAGATGTGGATTCCTCCCCATGCACAGTGAGCATGTGCACTAACCAACCTAGATCTGATGTCTCCTCTCACAAGACAGGCTTTATATTAACTGCTCTGCTGACAGCAATTCTAGCAGTTTATACATTCTTTTTAtggcagtagtgtagcatagtggttaagaagcaggactcgtaacctaaaggttgccgatttgattccccacaggcgggcactgctgatgtactcttgggcaaagtacttaactcacaattgcctcagtaaatatccagctgtataaatggataacattgtaaaaccctgtaactgatgcaagtcactctggataagagtatctgctgaatgcctataatgtaatgtttttagaAATCTCTCTATGACATGAAAAATAGACCAGGCCTTTTATTTGCCTTTTAGATATGTAGGAAAAAGCTCAAAGTGTGTCCTGAGCTTGCACAACCTGTGCTCCCTGTTGGTGTTATAATTTGACACTCATCTATCTCTGCATGCAGGGCACAGAGTGGGGATCTGAGACACTCACCCTCAGATGCTGGTTTCAGCCTTTGGTAGCACCTGAAGAGGATAATGAGGAACAGAGCCTCAATGATCTGAAACATGATGTAAAGGAGTGGGAACAGGAAGAGCGGCCCAATGACCTCCAGGGGAAAGGCTACTTTCAGGATGGTGGAACAGAGCTGGATGTTCTGACACCCGGTCTCCATTGCAATAGTCCTCCTGCatctgagagggaaaaaaaagcatttgcacTGACTTCCTCAGGTTAGGCTAATTAGTTGTGAACTAGGGCGAATGTTGGTTTGTTCGAAAAATCTACTACAAGATTCTGAGTCGATATATTTTCTAAGATCATAACAGGATCTTGTGACACCTTAgaacttaaaaatgaatgacaataaACATTCTGAAAAGATACAACAGAATCAAAGAAAGGAGggttaaataatatttaaaatgacataatacAGGTACCATATAATtaagacagaaaagacagaacTAACAATACAATCCAGTCAACCAAAATGCCCCACCCCATGATAGCATACGTTTCAGTTTACAatggtgttttctgttttgtgttgatCCTGTCCATTTGAGGCACACTTGCCCATGTTCAACTATCTCACTGACCTCTGCTGGTAAAACTGATAGAAAGGGGCACCAGACCATCCTGAACGCCTCCTCATTTCCTCCTCACACAGAGCTATCAAAAGGGATTGTACCATAAGCCAACTGTAGCTTGTCCctatgccagctaatcaaaTTACCTTTGGGTGCCATAAACAGTAACTTTTTTTAGCTGGTTAGGCTAAGCCTGACTATCGCCGATCAAGCCTAAAATAAAGAACCATGTGACTTCTTCAAAGGCACAAccaaaatatttctttcaatTTCCCTTTTAATGTTATGCCAAAATGGCTATTGTTTTGCAGAACCATGATATGTGTGTGATAAAGCTCCCTTTTACACCTCTCTggggattttaaaaaatattttctaatgctttttcccctttgtcCAACCATATCTTGGAATTGGCAGAGGTATATTAGGCCGGTCTTACTACAAGTTTTCCACTCGCTTGCGAGTGTTGAGGCAAGACGAATGCAACAGCTATTCTTCCAAGTGCACGTGGCACAGTGCAcaaatgatgtcatcagagcAACTTGCGGGTGTTGGAGGAATTGCAGGGTGCCTAAAAGTGGTGGCCCACTTACCCACCCCTATCtctggcagaatgaagccagtttatTCCGCCATTGTGAGGTGGTTAATGTTGGCTGATGACATTTTTGGGATTGAGGATCCTTGAGCATCAATTTAACAATGAGGCCTGAAGTAATTTGGTCAAACATCCTCTTAGGATAACAATGACACATGTACATGACTCAAGGGTCTTCTGCTGAGTAAGGTTATGCTATTGAACAATGCCAAGAAGACATTTGATGTTCAAGAAAGAATGCTTCTCATTGACAAAAGTGGTCTGGTCAGGCTCAAATAAGCATGGGATAATACTTCTAGAAAGGATTTTAGGCAGTAAAGTATTTTTCAATcaatattgttaaaatgtaaaggATATAGGATGACCATTTATCAGGtggcatttgaaaaaaagagattatttgcctctgaatttatttattttattgcttatttGTTTACAGTTGGTGGTATGCAAAGAACCCATCTCAAAAGAAGCTGAGTACAAATTGAATAGCTGACCtcaacatttcttttaatattcTGAGCTATAATCATCTGTAACTAttgttttaaagatttaatGACTGCTAAAATCTCCTGTTTGGTAATATTGCAtaataaaatagttttgttCTCTTCAGACCCTCTAATTCTTCTCAATTTTAGCAATGGAATTTGAGATTACAGCAGTCCTTAGGAAAGCCTTCCCAGATTCCAATAAGATAGAAAGATAGGTGTCTGGTATGttgattacagaaaaaatagTCCCGGTCTAGTAAAAAGAGGTTAGAAGAAGGATCCCTGTGAGGAGACTCAATGGACAAGTGTATGAACAGTATATGATCAGAAATGGTTATAAGACCAAAGTTACAATATGTGCCCCTACCTAAGACTGGTcaagaagtaaaacaaaaatctggTCTGGAAAATGACTTATGAGGGGTAGAGATAAGGGTAAAGAGTCCAAAAAAAGAAGTGGTCTCTAAACCAATGAACAGTAATGAACATGCATCTGCCCTGCATTGGTAATAAGCTAACTAATAGTAAACAGTAGTTGTTTATAAAGCAGGACTGTGCACTCCTCTGTTGGACTTACATGGGGAATAATAAACCGATACAGCCCTTTACATgtaattgcatgttttttcagtttttttttacgttattCTGTGGAGCCTCTTGCAGGAATGTGATATGTGTGATATGTTTATGCTTAGTCATGTGATTCATTCCTTTTATGTTCCAGCTCTGTATTTTAGTTTTATCTTCAAAATACTTCATTAtgacaaattatttattttagaggGGTTAGAATAAGTATATTCCCACATGTAATAACACTTCTGGTATCACAAACAGGCCCTTTGTGACAGCTCTGGTTACTGTGGTACTGTACTCTggttaatgtgtttttacattacattatttgcaattagcagatgctcttatccagagcaacttacataggttacattttttttttacaatgttaactatttatacagctggatatttgctgaggtaattgtgggctaagtacattgcccaagggtacagcagcagtgtcaggatcaaactggcaacttttcgtttacaagtcctgctcctaaACCACTATTCTACACTATCACCCCCGTTTTCACAATTGATGTTATAACATTTTACAGCTGGTGTTATACTGTAAATATGCCTGCCACTGATTCTCAGTTGTGCATCCTAATTGATTGTTTTGGGGATTAATCTTTCAGTGACGCCTGAGGTAATTTATAAAACCACCTTTATACACACTCAATCAGATTGAGACAGGGGGTGCTAACGCATTCTCTACTATTCACCTCCAGAGATTTTTGGAGATTCTTTTTCTACTATGCCACAGCTCTTGGATAGAATACACTCCTATGAAAACCAGGAGAAAAGGACCATTGCTCTTGTTATCTGTCGTTCACTCTTTCTTACTGTCtcctcttctttcatttttccagcTGTGAATCTAATTCCCATGAGGTGGTTGCCAGATTGATTCACTGTAAGCTTTTCAGCCTGGTACTGTGGACAGGAGGGTGCTGACAGTTCTGTTTTGTGAACATGGCTGAAGGTGAAGTTGACTTACTTTGCATTGAGCCTGAGGACAGCAGATAGGAAGTACCCCAGCAGGAAGCCCATTAGTGGCATCATCGATGCAGTCACCATCATCTTCGGAGAAAGGAGAACCCAGACTGCACCTCCGACCGTGATGCCGGACATGATTCCAATTGCCACAGAGGCAATCAATAAGAGGCTGAGGCCTACCTGTGGAGCACATTTAGTCAATAATATTATGGACAAAGAAGGTGTCAATCCTTGCTCAGTATGAGTTCTATGTCCTCTTTCATGCAGACAAATACAACACTTGTTGAGTACAAAATTTAACCCCTCTAATTTTAGAAGCCACACATAAATAATCGGTTGTAGGTATCCAGCAGGCTAACAGTTAAGGCCATAACAGGGTAATGTGTCCACCGCTTTGAAATCTTACTTTGCcttttacaatgtaattaacATAGTTTTGGGAGAGTGCTACATATTCCTCAGTCTGGCACCGTACAGGTCAACCAACATCTGAAGTAAACCCACTTCTCAATGTGTAACAACTGATCTGggacattttcaaacacttccCTAACAGTACTGTCCCAGTTAGTTTAGTATCGCCCTATGCAGTGCATTGGATCACCTAACTATAATCTCCCTGTTTAACAGACAATAACATGGGATTACAGTAGAACCGGGTCCCCTGTACCTTTGTGACAATGCTGGCATAGCGTGGTGCCCAGTGGTTGATCGCAATGCCAACAGCACAGGGCACCAGGGTCAAGACCAGGGCGATGGAGATGCCAGCATAGGGCACAGCGTTCTCTATGTTGGGGAAGCCCTGGCAGTACAGATAGAGGAGCAGTGGCATCATGCCCAGTGCCATTACAGTGGAGCAGGTGGTCATCACAATGCTaagggaagagagacagaaaaacaaaagtagCCACCTAAAAACAATATAGCTGCAGGTCTCtagcatacacatgcacatctaCAATTTCTGATGGAAATATTGATACCTTTTCCCATTCTATTCCCTGAGTGGTTGAAATGCTAAAGTCGCTCTCCTAAGACACTACACTCCAGAACGATGCAGCTCACTATATTCTAAGGGgatatatttgaaaacaatgtGACAAAGCATTGCTCAGATTGTGTAGCTCCCTATTgttactactgttactactactactgttactactactactgttactactgttactactactactgttactactgttactactactactactactgttactactgttactactgttactactgttactactactactactactgttactactactactgttactactgttactactgttactactactactgttactgttactactactactgttactactactactgttactgttactactactactgttactactactactgttactactgttactactactgttactactactactgttactactactactgttactactgttactactactactgttactactactactgttactactgttactactgttactactactactgttactactgttactactgttactactactactgttactactactactgttactactactactactactgttactgctactactgctactactactactactgttactgctactactgctactactactactactactaatgatGATAACgtgtatataaataaaaaagtgcaaATTGCCCTAACTGTACAGTTGACTGTACCTTAGTTTGTATAACTCAAATTacatactgaaaacaaatgctttgACAAAAATAACTTTCTTTATTGGCACTGTCTTTATGTTGAAAGTATCTGCAAAACCATTTCTTTATTGCGGAAGGTGTCACATCTGTAAACATGCACTGTATATTGTCAAATTGAAGGACATTTCCCAAGGATCGACTAATTTTATAGAAGTGTCCTGTTATGATGCCATGTATCATAAAGTTTACAAACAAATTCACTGACAAGGAAGAAGTGTAATATTTTCACAGCTATCTAACTTTCATAGGGAACTAACACTAGGGAACTGTACAAATGAATCTATCTGAATCACATGACTAGTGGCCCTGCAAAACAAGTTTGACATGAAGTGAGATGTA encodes:
- the slc10a1 gene encoding sodium/bile acid cotransporter, with amino-acid sequence MDASTNQTAQEYGLSQYVNHGDPYNATAHNGTHTFSLAFDPVMDKAISGISVVILFITMVSLGCTMELSKIKAHIMRPKGVAIALVAQFGIMPLSAFALAKILQMGPIEAVTVLICGCCPGGNLSNIFALALQGDMNLSIVMTTCSTVMALGMMPLLLYLYCQGFPNIENAVPYAGISIALVLTLVPCAVGIAINHWAPRYASIVTKVGLSLLLIASVAIGIMSGITVGGAVWVLLSPKMMVTASMMPLMGFLLGYFLSAVLRLNAKCRRTIAMETGCQNIQLCSTILKVAFPLEVIGPLFLFPLLYIMFQIIEALFLIILFRCYQRLKPASEGKTVYLAVDGVVEEVKVP